The Halofilum ochraceum genome segment CGCGGCCAGCGCTGCCGAAGCGGATCATGATTTCGACTGCGGCAGCGTGCACTTCGGCCAGCCGAACTGGACCGGCGTATCGATCAAGACCGATACGGCCACCTGGATGCTCGAGCAGATCGGCTATGAGACCGAGACGACGAAGGGATCGCTGCCCATCGTCTACCAGACGATGTCGGACCGGGAGATCGACGTCCTGCTCGCACAGTGGATGCCGTCCCAGCGCCAGCAATACCGCGAGTTCGGCATCGAAGGCTCCCTCGATGTGGTATCACCCAACCTCGTCGGTGGCCGTTACACCGTGGCCGTACCCGACTACGTCTACGACGCCGGGATCACGAGCATCGAAGACCTCGACAAGAACAAAGAGAAGTTCGGTGGCGAGATCTACGGGATCGAACCGGGCAGCGGCGGCAACGATACGATCAAGAATATGATCGCTGACGACTATGCCGGGCTGGGTGACTGGGAACTGATCGCATCCAGTGAGCCGGGCATGCTGTCCGAGGTCAGCAAGCGCGAACGCAATGAGGAATGGATCGCGTTCCTCGCCTGG includes the following:
- a CDS encoding ABC transporter substrate-binding protein; this translates as MKHHVLATLAAATLSFGSAASAAEADHDFDCGSVHFGQPNWTGVSIKTDTATWMLEQIGYETETTKGSLPIVYQTMSDREIDVLLAQWMPSQRQQYREFGIEGSLDVVSPNLVGGRYTVAVPDYVYDAGITSIEDLDKNKEKFGGEIYGIEPGSGGNDTIKNMIADDYAGLGDWELIASSEPGMLSEVSKRERNEEWIAFLAWAPHPMNINHDLEYLAGGEDYWGPNKGEVIVNTVTPTGFAWACPNVGQFLDNYDWTVEEQSLAMGYVNNDDMTPLEAGKKVIRQNPEMLERWFGRSGIYQTGGIKKADGTGDPAAIIGDALDL